The following coding sequences lie in one Hydrogenophaga sp. PBL-H3 genomic window:
- a CDS encoding endonuclease/exonuclease/phosphatase family protein encodes MSIVRVATYNIHKGVQGLGPARRLEIHNLAHAVEQFDADIVCLQEVRQHNRKLEKQFTRWPDLDQASYLTPDGYEAVYRTNAVTRHGEHGNALLSRWPVIESKHSDVSDHRFEQRGLLHVQLLVDGIDVHVVVVHLGLIHASRERQVQRLGEYIATELPETAPLIVAGDFNDWGAQLLRPMADLGLRTFEGIRLPTYPSRLPLLHLDRIFVRGLRPLSAQVPHGRAWARMSDHLPLIAELEL; translated from the coding sequence ATGAGCATTGTTCGCGTCGCCACCTACAACATCCACAAGGGCGTGCAAGGCCTGGGTCCGGCAAGGCGGCTGGAGATCCACAACCTGGCGCACGCGGTGGAACAGTTCGATGCCGACATCGTCTGCCTGCAGGAGGTGCGTCAACACAACCGCAAGCTCGAAAAACAGTTCACCCGCTGGCCCGACCTCGACCAGGCCAGCTACCTCACTCCAGACGGCTACGAGGCGGTCTACCGCACCAACGCCGTCACGCGCCACGGGGAGCACGGCAACGCGCTGCTGTCGCGCTGGCCGGTGATCGAGAGCAAACACTCCGACGTCTCCGACCACCGCTTCGAGCAGCGTGGTTTGCTGCATGTGCAGTTGCTGGTCGATGGCATCGACGTACACGTGGTGGTGGTGCACCTGGGCCTGATCCATGCCAGCCGCGAGCGGCAGGTGCAGCGGCTGGGCGAATACATCGCCACCGAACTGCCTGAGACCGCGCCGCTGATCGTTGCCGGCGATTTCAACGATTGGGGCGCGCAACTGCTGCGGCCCATGGCCGATCTGGGCCTGCGGACGTTTGAAGGCATCCGCCTGCCGACCTATCCCTCGCGCCTGCCACTGCTGCACCTGGACCGCATCTTCGTGCGGGGGCTGCGGCCGCTGTCGGCTCAGGTGCCGCACGGGCGCGCCTGGGCGCGCATGTCGGACCACCTGCCGCTGATCGCCGAGCTGGAACTGTGA
- a CDS encoding ATP-dependent DNA ligase, which yields MKRFADLFADLDATTSTSAKVIALQRYLSAVDDADAAWAVYFLSGGKPRQLIKTAQLRALAEEASGLPAWLFDASYQAVGDLAETIALVLPAPASADGLAVSLSDWMEQRLLPLRGQGDEAVAVALRAWWRELDATGRFLLVKLVGGGFRVGVSKLLVQRAIAQHAGLDAKQVAARMMGFSDGKRLPTATQYRALLAPAEAPGFEHAQREPSQPYPFFLASPLGMDASDDLLDMEVASTSVAQAMQARLGPVSDWLAEWKFDGIRGQIVKRAGQVWVWSRGEELMSDRFPELQALAQRWPDGTVVDGEILVWHDGDGVSALPGSDRPGRPGPFALLQQRIGRKTLNAKVLADAPVSFMAYDLLEACAQDLRALPQTERRDRLEALAMAMNAATGMHLWLSPRVEGSDWPALAEQRSRARELGVEGLMLKHRHSAYGTGRQKRWAGPGTDTEDAVLAWWKWKIDPLNIDGVLIYAQAGHGRRASVYTDYTFAVWNRAPASAEEAQAVVDAIARREPAVPGALQLVAFTKAYSGLTDEEFKAVDAVIRQHTLEKFGPVRSVRPTMVFELAFEGIARSTRHKSGVALRFPRMQRIRYDKPLHEASTLQELEHLLAKTPAKIGQDG from the coding sequence ATGAAGCGCTTCGCCGACCTGTTCGCCGACCTCGACGCGACCACCTCGACCAGCGCCAAGGTCATTGCACTGCAGCGCTACCTGAGCGCGGTGGACGACGCCGATGCCGCGTGGGCTGTGTATTTCCTGTCGGGCGGAAAACCGCGCCAGCTGATCAAGACCGCGCAGCTGCGCGCGCTCGCCGAAGAGGCCTCTGGCCTGCCCGCGTGGTTGTTCGACGCGAGTTACCAGGCCGTGGGCGATCTGGCCGAAACCATCGCCCTGGTGCTGCCCGCACCCGCGAGCGCAGACGGCCTGGCGGTGAGCCTGAGCGACTGGATGGAGCAGCGCCTGCTGCCCCTGCGCGGGCAGGGCGACGAGGCGGTGGCTGTGGCCCTGCGCGCCTGGTGGCGCGAGCTGGACGCCACCGGACGTTTCCTGCTGGTCAAGCTGGTGGGCGGTGGCTTTCGCGTGGGGGTGAGCAAACTGCTGGTGCAGCGCGCCATTGCCCAGCATGCGGGGTTGGACGCCAAGCAGGTGGCCGCTCGCATGATGGGCTTCAGCGATGGGAAGCGACTGCCGACCGCCACGCAGTACCGGGCGCTGCTGGCACCGGCCGAGGCGCCGGGCTTCGAGCATGCGCAGCGAGAGCCCAGCCAGCCGTATCCGTTTTTTCTCGCCAGCCCCTTGGGCATGGACGCCAGCGACGATCTGCTGGACATGGAAGTCGCCAGCACCAGCGTCGCACAGGCCATGCAGGCGCGCCTGGGTCCGGTCAGCGACTGGCTGGCCGAGTGGAAGTTCGACGGCATCCGCGGCCAGATCGTCAAACGCGCTGGCCAGGTGTGGGTGTGGTCGCGCGGCGAAGAGCTCATGAGCGACCGGTTCCCCGAGCTGCAGGCGCTCGCGCAGCGCTGGCCCGACGGCACGGTGGTCGATGGTGAGATCCTGGTCTGGCACGACGGCGATGGTGTCAGCGCCTTGCCGGGCAGCGACCGGCCCGGGCGGCCCGGGCCGTTTGCCTTGTTGCAGCAGCGCATTGGCCGCAAGACGCTGAATGCCAAGGTGCTGGCCGACGCACCGGTGAGCTTCATGGCCTACGACCTGCTGGAAGCCTGCGCGCAAGACCTGCGCGCCTTGCCACAGACCGAACGCCGCGACCGTCTGGAGGCATTGGCCATGGCGATGAACGCAGCGACCGGCATGCACCTGTGGCTGTCGCCGCGCGTCGAAGGCAGCGACTGGCCCGCGCTCGCCGAACAAAGGTCAAGGGCGCGCGAACTCGGTGTGGAGGGGCTCATGCTCAAACACCGCCACAGTGCTTACGGCACCGGCCGGCAGAAGCGCTGGGCAGGCCCGGGCACCGACACTGAAGACGCCGTGCTGGCCTGGTGGAAATGGAAGATCGATCCACTGAACATCGACGGCGTGCTGATCTACGCCCAGGCCGGTCACGGCCGCCGCGCTTCGGTCTACACCGACTACACCTTCGCCGTGTGGAACCGCGCGCCGGCCAGCGCCGAAGAAGCCCAGGCCGTGGTGGACGCCATCGCCCGCCGCGAACCCGCTGTGCCAGGCGCGTTGCAACTCGTGGCCTTCACCAAAGCCTACTCGGGCCTGACCGACGAAGAGTTCAAGGCGGTTGACGCGGTGATCCGTCAGCACACGCTGGAGAAGTTCGGTCCCGTGCGCAGCGTGCGGCCCACGATGGTGTTTGAACTCGCCTTCGAAGGCATCGCCCGCAGCACCCGTCACAAGAGCGGTGTGGCGCTGCGTTTTCCGCGCATGCAGCGCATCCGCTACGACAAGCCGCTGCACGAGGCGAGCACCTTGCAGGAGCTGGAGCATTTGCTGGCGAAAACCCCAGCGAAAATCGGTCAAGACGGCTGA
- the folE gene encoding GTP cyclohydrolase I, with protein MLMKSDTPMTPSTPDEDIGTPVSVKIRERVKAARQRFHSNDNIAEFIQPGELDLLLDEVAEKMKGVLEAMVIDTENDHNTGDTARRVAKMYIKEVFNGRYVKGPAVTEFPNAEHLNELMIVGPITVRSACSHHFCPVIGRIWIGVMPNEHTNVIGLSKYARLAEWIMGRPQIQEEAVVQLADLIQEKTQPDGLAIVMEASHYCMAWRGVKDMDSKMINSVMRGVFLKDPNLRREFLSLIPR; from the coding sequence ATGCTGATGAAATCCGACACCCCCATGACGCCTTCAACCCCCGACGAGGACATCGGAACGCCCGTCTCCGTCAAGATTCGCGAGCGCGTGAAAGCGGCGCGCCAGCGCTTCCATTCCAACGACAACATCGCTGAGTTCATCCAGCCCGGTGAGCTCGATCTGTTGCTCGACGAGGTGGCCGAGAAGATGAAGGGAGTGCTCGAAGCGATGGTGATCGACACCGAGAACGACCACAACACCGGCGACACCGCGCGCCGCGTGGCCAAGATGTACATCAAGGAAGTGTTCAATGGCCGCTACGTCAAAGGACCGGCGGTCACCGAGTTCCCCAACGCCGAACATCTCAACGAGCTGATGATCGTCGGCCCCATCACCGTGCGCAGCGCCTGCAGCCACCACTTCTGTCCGGTGATCGGTCGCATCTGGATCGGCGTGATGCCCAACGAGCACACCAACGTGATCGGCCTGTCCAAATACGCGCGCCTGGCCGAATGGATCATGGGCCGTCCGCAGATCCAGGAAGAAGCGGTGGTGCAACTGGCCGACCTGATCCAGGAGAAGACCCAGCCCGACGGCCTGGCCATCGTGATGGAGGCCAGCCACTACTGCATGGCCTGGCGAGGCGTGAAGGACATGGACAGCAAGATGATCAACTCGGTCATGCGCGGCGTGTTCCTCAAGGACCCCAACCTTCGGCGCGAATTCCTCTCGCTCATCCCACGCTGA
- a CDS encoding EamA family transporter — MSLTALGLIVLAGLIHAGWNIAVKKAGGDARFAFFNAFLMMLVWAPLGWWVGRDVVPGWGRVEWLLVLASGVLHVFYYVILLRGYRKSDLTVVYPMARGTGPLLSSLVAIVLLGEQISALGVVGVAGVVGGVFLIAGGPGLLRAAHDPMARKRVHKGMVYGVVTGVFIASYTVVDGYAVKVVLMSPILVDYMGNFVRVALLAPSVLRDLPTARRLWHAQWRYALLVAVVSPVAYVLVLFAMQQAPLSHVAPAREVSMLFAALIGGQLLGEGDRLARLLGAMLIAAGVMALALG; from the coding sequence GTGTCCCTGACCGCGCTCGGTCTGATCGTTCTCGCGGGCCTGATCCACGCCGGCTGGAACATCGCCGTCAAGAAGGCCGGCGGCGATGCGCGCTTCGCCTTCTTCAACGCCTTTCTCATGATGCTGGTGTGGGCGCCACTGGGCTGGTGGGTGGGGCGCGATGTGGTGCCCGGCTGGGGCCGTGTTGAGTGGCTGCTGGTGCTGGCCAGCGGTGTGCTGCATGTTTTCTACTACGTGATCCTGCTGCGCGGCTACCGCAAGTCCGACCTCACGGTGGTCTATCCCATGGCGCGCGGCACCGGACCTTTGTTGTCGTCGCTGGTGGCCATCGTGTTGCTGGGCGAACAGATCTCGGCCCTGGGCGTGGTGGGTGTTGCGGGCGTGGTGGGCGGCGTGTTCCTCATTGCCGGCGGCCCCGGCCTGCTGCGGGCGGCACACGACCCGATGGCGCGCAAGCGCGTGCACAAGGGCATGGTCTACGGTGTGGTCACGGGTGTGTTCATCGCGTCCTACACGGTGGTCGATGGTTATGCGGTCAAGGTGGTGCTGATGTCGCCCATCCTGGTGGACTACATGGGCAACTTCGTGCGCGTGGCACTGCTGGCGCCCAGTGTGCTGCGCGATCTGCCCACGGCTCGCCGGCTGTGGCATGCGCAGTGGCGCTATGCCTTGCTGGTGGCGGTGGTCAGTCCGGTGGCCTATGTGTTGGTGCTCTTTGCCATGCAGCAGGCACCGCTGTCCCACGTGGCACCCGCGCGCGAAGTGTCCATGTTGTTTGCTGCCCTCATCGGTGGTCAGTTGCTCGGCGAAGGCGACCGGCTGGCGCGCCTGCTCGGGGCCATGTTGATCGCTGCCGGCGTGATGGCGCTCGCGCTGGGATGA
- the nudB gene encoding dihydroneopterin triphosphate diphosphatase, with amino-acid sequence MPPKIPQSVLVVIHTPALEVLLIERADAPGFWQSVTGSKDTLDEPFELTAVREVAEETGLDARANGHALVDWALENVYEIYPQWRHRYAEGVTHNTEHLFGLCIPRAVPVLLSPREHRAQVWLPWQEAAERCFSPSNAEAISWLPRMMARVN; translated from the coding sequence ATGCCACCGAAGATTCCGCAATCGGTGCTGGTGGTGATCCACACGCCGGCGCTGGAGGTGCTGCTGATCGAACGCGCCGACGCACCGGGTTTCTGGCAATCCGTGACCGGCTCCAAGGACACCCTGGACGAGCCGTTCGAGCTCACCGCCGTGCGCGAGGTGGCGGAAGAAACCGGGCTGGACGCGCGAGCGAATGGCCACGCGCTTGTCGATTGGGCGCTGGAGAACGTGTACGAGATCTACCCGCAGTGGCGCCACCGTTATGCAGAGGGCGTGACACACAACACCGAGCATCTGTTCGGCCTGTGCATTCCCCGGGCCGTGCCGGTGCTGCTGAGCCCGCGCGAGCACCGCGCCCAGGTGTGGCTGCCCTGGCAGGAAGCGGCCGAACGCTGTTTTTCGCCGTCCAACGCCGAGGCCATTTCCTGGCTGCCCAGAATGATGGCCAGGGTGAACTGA
- the clsB gene encoding cardiolipin synthase ClsB yields MNATSVSLRRSRAVHGALRGGHQLLLLQGGVEFFPAMVEAMDAARRVVHLETYIFEFAGSALSVAEALERAAQRGVVVRLVIDGVGTPAIPKAWQERFDAAGVMWHIYAPLGRFGLLLPSRWRRLHRKLCVVDGTVGFCGGINIIDDQDDVALGKLDAPRLDFSLRVAGPLVRDMAETMEQLWWRLQAARSARRREFKAAWEALRESRPVGDFSRLLQKLDTVRTSGQGVGSDSTFGDTVAAPLGVDSARATLLLRDNVSHRHDIERAYLKAIGAARREIVIANAYFIPGRKLRRALVLAAARGVRVRLLSQGKYENFFQYRAARPVYQRLLNAGIEIHEYAPSALHAKVAVVDERWATVGSTNLDPLSLLLAREANVMTTDQRFASLLRSHLDGLVQNAGDMIDVQALSSRHWSQRVLDRIAFGIMRATLFVTGHRY; encoded by the coding sequence GTGAACGCCACCAGCGTTTCGTTGCGCCGCTCGCGCGCGGTGCATGGCGCCCTGAGGGGCGGTCACCAGCTGTTGCTGCTGCAGGGTGGCGTGGAGTTCTTTCCCGCCATGGTCGAGGCCATGGACGCCGCGCGCCGCGTGGTGCACCTGGAGACCTACATCTTCGAATTCGCTGGCTCCGCGCTCAGCGTGGCCGAGGCGCTGGAGCGGGCCGCGCAGCGCGGTGTGGTGGTGCGGTTGGTGATCGACGGCGTGGGCACGCCAGCCATACCGAAGGCCTGGCAGGAAAGGTTCGATGCCGCCGGCGTGATGTGGCACATCTATGCGCCGCTGGGCCGCTTCGGCCTGCTGCTGCCCAGCCGCTGGCGGCGGCTGCACCGCAAGCTCTGCGTGGTCGATGGCACGGTGGGCTTTTGCGGTGGCATCAACATCATTGACGACCAGGACGACGTGGCCCTGGGCAAGCTCGACGCTCCGCGACTGGACTTCTCGCTGCGCGTGGCCGGGCCGCTGGTGCGCGACATGGCGGAGACCATGGAGCAGCTCTGGTGGCGGCTGCAGGCCGCGCGCAGCGCACGCCGGCGCGAGTTCAAGGCGGCTTGGGAGGCCTTGCGCGAGTCGCGCCCGGTGGGCGATTTCTCGCGCCTGCTGCAAAAGCTGGACACGGTCCGGACCAGCGGGCAGGGCGTGGGCAGCGACAGCACGTTTGGCGACACGGTCGCCGCACCCCTGGGCGTGGACAGTGCCCGCGCCACCCTGCTGCTGCGCGACAACGTGAGCCACCGCCACGACATCGAGCGCGCCTACCTCAAGGCCATCGGCGCGGCACGGCGCGAGATCGTGATCGCCAATGCGTATTTCATTCCCGGGCGCAAGCTGCGTCGCGCGCTCGTCCTCGCGGCCGCGCGGGGCGTGAGGGTGCGCCTGCTGTCGCAGGGCAAGTACGAGAACTTCTTTCAGTACCGCGCCGCGCGCCCGGTCTACCAGCGCCTGCTCAACGCCGGTATTGAGATCCACGAATACGCGCCGAGTGCGCTGCACGCCAAGGTGGCGGTGGTGGACGAGCGCTGGGCCACGGTGGGCTCGACCAACCTGGACCCGCTCTCGCTGCTGCTGGCGCGCGAGGCCAACGTGATGACCACCGACCAGCGCTTTGCCAGCCTGCTGCGCAGCCACCTCGATGGCCTCGTGCAGAACGCGGGTGACATGATCGATGTGCAGGCACTGAGCAGCCGGCACTGGTCGCAGCGCGTGCTCGACCGGATTGCGTTCGGCATCATGCGCGCCACGCTTTTTGTCACTGGTCATCGCTATTGA
- a CDS encoding BLUF domain-containing protein, giving the protein MLVRLLYVSRAVEKDSPRVIESILESSRSHNMGYGITGVLCYGGGVFLQAIEGGRSAVNTLYNHIVADERHTGVELLHYEEITERRFGGWTMGQVNLSKLNTSIVLKYSEKPEFDPYAVSGKVSLALLEELMATASIIGRA; this is encoded by the coding sequence ATGCTCGTCCGCCTCCTCTACGTCAGCCGCGCTGTCGAAAAAGACTCCCCCCGCGTCATCGAGTCCATCCTCGAATCTTCGCGTTCGCACAACATGGGCTACGGCATCACGGGCGTGCTGTGTTACGGCGGTGGTGTGTTCCTGCAGGCGATCGAAGGCGGGCGCAGCGCGGTCAACACGCTCTACAACCACATCGTGGCCGACGAGCGCCACACCGGTGTGGAGCTGTTGCACTACGAAGAAATCACCGAGCGCCGCTTCGGTGGCTGGACCATGGGCCAGGTCAATTTGTCCAAGCTCAACACCTCCATCGTGCTGAAGTACTCGGAGAAGCCCGAGTTCGACCCGTACGCGGTGTCGGGCAAAGTCTCCCTGGCCCTGCTCGAAGAGCTGATGGCCACCGCGAGCATCATCGGAAGGGCTTGA
- a CDS encoding ligase-associated DNA damage response exonuclease, translating into MNDDLIVQRPQGLYCPPGDFYIDPWRKVERAVITHAHADHARPGHAHYLATAVSEGLLRSRLGQGITLQGLAYGEAVEHNGVRISLHPAGHVLGSAQVRVEHGGRIWVASGDYRTTPAGATPDRTCTPFESVRSDVFITESTFGLPIYRWRPDAELFGQINQWWADNAEAGRASVLVCYSLGKAQRILGGVDASIGPIVCHGAVEPLNRAYRAAGVPLPETLMVSDVTDKASLQRALVLCPGSALGTPWIKRFGDFSDAFASGWMQVRGQRRRGGHDRGFVLSDHADWPGLLGAIGASGAERVIVTHGSVPVLVRYLQEQGLQAEGFDTEYGDEHETRAEIVPAPAA; encoded by the coding sequence ATGAACGACGACCTGATCGTCCAGCGCCCGCAAGGCCTGTACTGCCCGCCGGGCGACTTCTACATCGACCCCTGGCGCAAGGTCGAGCGCGCCGTGATCACCCACGCGCACGCCGACCACGCGCGCCCCGGCCACGCGCACTACCTCGCCACCGCGGTGTCCGAAGGCCTGCTGCGCTCGCGGCTGGGGCAGGGCATCACGCTGCAGGGGCTGGCGTATGGCGAGGCGGTGGAGCACAACGGCGTGCGCATCTCGCTGCACCCGGCCGGCCACGTGCTGGGCTCGGCCCAGGTGCGGGTGGAGCACGGTGGCCGCATTTGGGTGGCCAGCGGCGACTACCGCACCACACCCGCCGGCGCCACGCCCGACCGCACCTGCACGCCGTTCGAATCCGTGCGCAGCGATGTGTTCATCACCGAGTCCACCTTCGGCCTGCCCATCTACCGCTGGCGACCGGATGCCGAGCTGTTTGGGCAGATCAACCAGTGGTGGGCCGACAACGCCGAGGCCGGGCGCGCCAGCGTGCTTGTGTGCTACAGCCTGGGCAAGGCGCAGCGCATCCTGGGCGGGGTCGATGCGTCCATCGGGCCCATCGTCTGCCACGGCGCGGTGGAGCCGCTCAACCGCGCCTACCGCGCCGCCGGCGTGCCCCTGCCCGAGACGCTGATGGTGAGCGATGTGACCGACAAGGCCAGCCTGCAGCGCGCGCTGGTGCTCTGCCCCGGCAGCGCACTCGGCACGCCGTGGATCAAACGCTTCGGCGATTTCTCCGACGCGTTCGCCAGCGGCTGGATGCAGGTGCGCGGCCAGCGCCGGCGCGGCGGGCACGACCGCGGTTTTGTTCTCAGCGACCACGCCGACTGGCCCGGGTTGTTGGGTGCCATTGGTGCCAGCGGTGCCGAGCGCGTGATCGTCACGCACGGCAGCGTGCCGGTGCTGGTGCGCTACCTGCAAGAGCAAGGTCTGCAGGCGGAGGGCTTCGACACCGAATACGGAGACGAACACGAAACCCGGGCCGAGATCGTGCCCGCTCCCGCAGCATGA